GACACTCTGTGACCTTCTGCGTGTCTGTCCCTCACATGCACTTCGAGTCAGCTTATTATTAGCCTAGTGTGCAGAGGGGCACATGAGATGTCTAACTGACAGACACAATAACTAAGCTAGAAACACAGACCAGTGAACAAGCTGTGAGAGAACAGGCGTCCCTTTTGTCCAAAGTCCTCGTCTGTCTCATGTATGTTCTTTGGTCGGTTGTCTATTGTTCCACTCTGCTCATCTCGACTCTGCCTGCTCAAAGAAAATTAGCAGGTTCATTGCTGTGTGTGATTAAGACGCATGGTTATAAGGCTTATTACGCACCTGCTTGAACTTTGAGATTTTTGCATAGAGGGATACTTGCGTTTATTTGGGCCAGGGGTATCCAAGACAATGTTGCAGGTGATTTTTCGGGTTGCTCTGTTGCTTCTTCTGTTGGTTGTCTGGTGTGCTGCATTGGAGGAAGCCCAAACTAAAGGCTGCGTTTGTGGATACCCTGGAATACCGGGGGACCCCGGGCACAACGGGACACCCGGCAGAGATGGACGAGATGGATATAGCGCTGAAAAGGGGGATAGAGGTATGTTTAGAACACACAATTTCTCCTGTAGAGCTTGACTATGTCCACATCCTCTTGCAACTTCAACTTCACATTTTGtaacaatattattattcatcaaCCATGCATGAAAAGGTGAAGTCGGTTCAACTGGTCCAGCAGGCAGTAATGGTGCCAAGGGCGACAAAGGAGAGCTTGGTATGTACCTtgagaacaaaaaacaacaaaatataaatagttctCTAAACTAACCTGTGTTAAATCATTACTTTATTTCTAACCGCAACTAAAATGTATTCAacactatttatatatatatgccttTTCACAGTATAAAAGGACAGAAGGGTTATTTGTCTGGTTGTCATTTACAGGTGCCGTCGGCCCAGCAGGGCTCAAAGGAAAAAGGGGGGATAATGGAGAGCGGGGCCCTCCTGGGAAAATGGGGCCTCAAGGAGTCTCCGGACCCCTTGGCTTGAAAGGAAATAAAGGGGAGCTTGGGCTGCCTGGACCTCAGGGACCTAAAGGTGATTTGGGGGCTCTTGGACCTGAGGGTCAAAAGGGGGAAATTGGTCTTCAAGGCGACAGAGGCTTTCAGGGACCACTCGGACCCCCGGGCAGGCCAGGCCCAAAAGGGGACATTGGTGCTCCGGGTCACAAAGGCAGCATCGGTTATCGTGGGGAAAGGGGGGGTCGAGGAGATAAAGGTGATCGGGGCGACAAGGGAGAAGAACTTGTTATCTCTAAAAGCGCCTTCTCTGTGGGACTCACAGCACAGACTAAACTCCCAGCAGCCAATGCACCAATCCGGTTTGACAAGATCATTTACAACCGACAGAATCACTACGATCCACAAACAGGACGATTCGCGTGCTCCGCAGCAGGCGCCTACTACTTCACCTACCACATCACCGTCTTCTCCAGGAACGTGAAGGTGGTTCTCATGAAGAATGGAGTAAAGATCATCCACACCACGGACAACTACCAGAACAGCGAGGACCaggcagcagggggcgctgtgctgCACCTTGAGGTGGGCGACAGAGTGTGGCTGCAGGTGGCTGGAGGAGAGTTGTTCAATGGGCTCTTtgctgatgaagacgatgacaCTACTTTCTCTGGATTTTTAATCTTTGGAGCTTGATGATTTTGTCATTTCTAGTATACTATTTAAAGTTAATGcatacatatttgtatttaatgtatgtttatacttatatacatataaatacacatgcaTATATGTGCAGATGAAAATTACAACTTTTCCTCTGGACTCTGATTctaatgtaattatttttagtATACATGCATATCTGTATGTATTTTTgtatacacatgtatatatgtgtgtgtgtgctgattaAGATGCTAAcacaaatgtttaatgtttgcaAATTGCTAATGTTATTATTTCTAGTGTGTATACGTTACAGTAAATCAGTTTTAAATCTGATGACCAGGTGCTTTGTTCAATCTAACATCGGGGTAGCTTTTAATGGTTTATATTTGCAGTGGTAAGAGTTTGTTTCTACATTCATGAAAgtataattacacacacacacacacaaacacacacacacacacacacacacacagacatacacccATATGAGGTGATCAGGATGATGTCATTACCTTCTCTGGATTCTTTGCACCTTGATCATTGTGTTATGTGTGTAACATAACATGTAGATACACTACACTGTATACACTCATACATATATGGTCATGTACTATGTATACATAGTGACATAATTATGACTAAATATGTGGGTAAACTGAGGTGTTGTTATGTATTAATcccctgcttcctcttcttATAATAAAGACTTGTTCAGTCAGTGGTGCGTGTGGTATTTGGGgcttggcacacacacacacacacacacacacacacacacacacacacacacccacacacacacacacacacactcacacacacgccacaAGCATCGAGACATGACCCAGCAGCACCGACTGGAAGGCCCGGTCTGTTCCTGTCGGTGCAGCAGCCGGAAATGAAGGAGCTCGTCTCAAACTTTTTacgtttgtctttttttcctcaatGGAGCGCGTTCCAACAGGGGGCGTGGTTCTGCGGTCACACGGACCCGTCTCCcgagctctgattggctgcgaGCGGCATGGTCACTCTGCGGTCAGCCAGTCGCCTGCGTCGTGAAGCTCGCGTTGCCCCGCCCCCTCGCAAACACAGCAACAAGTGCATTAATGATGCTCGGCTGGAGAAAGGAGCTCCTTGTGACTCAAACAGCCGCTGAACGGGCTCGGAACTCGGGTTAAAACCACCGTGTCCGCTCGGCCTCGCTCCGCACGTCACCAGCCACCGGATGTACCGGTCCGCGGCGGCCGGGGAGTCGGAACCCCGCGGGGAGCTTGCGCAATGTTTTGAACAAGTTTTTTCCTTATCAGTGGATCCGCGAGCTAGCTCTAGCTGCTaacccggtgtgtgtgtgtgtgtgtgtgtgtgtgtgtgtgagtgagaaagtCAACCAGTCTCAACATGGACACCAGTTAGCTGCGAGctgcttcttttgtttttaaagttttcctGTGGGCGACATGTGAGAGAACAACGAGGAGTCGGAAGCTCAGAGAAACTTCCAGAGAAACTTCCCCATGACGCAGAGACGAGCCGGACAGCTGCCGTGCTgatgtgaggaggaagaggaggaggaggaggaggagaagaagagaagtcaGGTGGACGACATCAGCGACTATGAGCTGGGTGAGCAACGAGATTCCCTCAGTCGTCTCCGGTCCTTTCGTTCACATTGTAACAACCAGATCGTGTGAAGTATAGATATTCTCCCAGTTGCATCGCGTTCCCAGTGATGTCCCCCCTACGGGACCCGAGGGGCTCATTGTGGTGCATTGCTCGCCTGGTTGTTATAGTGATGTGGGAGATGCCAGGCGGTGCAGGGAGTagctgaaggaggaggtggagggccCGGCTACTACAAAGAGCTCCACGGCCAAAGAAAGTTAATTAATGCAGAAATACATAAGCAGTTCGGCCCCCAGAGTTCTTTATGAGCTTAGAAAAGTTCTCAGTGTAATCCCCTGTTCAGGGAACATTGTTTTCTGAGACTGTGTAATACTGATTTAGCTGCGTTACTAATGCAAGTCTGCAGGCACCAGTTCAATTTACTCAAAATGAATGAACCTGTTCTTATATCTCCTCAGATAGACTTTAGTGTCAGAGGCGAAATGTGCTGGTTAGAGGATTCCCTCTACTTTGCATAACCGCACTAATCACTGTACAACAATCTGATTTCACTCCAGTATTACCAGAGATGAACCAATATCATTCTTCCTTTACCGATACACAATCCGATACTTGGACCTTGAGCACACCGAGTACTGATCTGAAAATTACAACCTATACGTTGTGTATTTAAAGCTGCCACCTCTGCATGGAAACTATGATTGCCGTCATTGTTGTATGAACTGGCTCAGGTTAAACCCTTTAAACAATAGATAGAATACATAACGTAGGAATCCAGTACCACAAGtaattaaatctttaaatctgACATTACACAATTGATATCTTTGAATAGCTTGAAAACGAATCCTTGCATACAGTACACATCTCCAAGTTCCTTGTGGGACTTTCGAGCATGAAATATTGCCAAATTGCAGACATTATAGTAACGTCTGTGTAACGCTGCCCTGCTGGTcgtcttttcttctttgtcaGTGGCAGAACAGAGTGACTGCTCTTCTGGAGCATTAAAGAAGAAGTCAGACTGGTCACTTTTATCTTGAGTAACACTAATATTCTGTTATACACGTGATATCGGATCGGTACCGGTGCCAGATCCTGCGTTTTCTGCAATATCGGAAGCATTTGCTGGTGTCAGAACATTTTTATAACATCTTTTATTTCCTACTCTGTCTCATGAGACATAAAATACCTCGACCTTTGTCACTCTACTTAACTTAATCTGCTTAAGTTTCTTTCCTTTTGAACTTCAGTACATAGGAcaagcaaatacattttctttgttgCTTCATCCAGCCATGTTCAGTTCTATGACCAAGTTTAGCTAAAGCAGTATTTGTACCATGGACATAGAGTGCTCATTATTAACAGTACAGGAGTGGGAGTATAAACTCTTtctaaacacacaaattaatggGAAATAGTTGCAGATCTTCATGAGTTGATTTGACCTCTTGAAGCTTTGTGTTTCCATGGTGTTTGAATGAATATTGATGGAACCGCCTTTTGATTTTTGTTGTCCCTCAAGTCGGGTTCCACCGTTGACAGCTAGACTCTATGTCTGGTTGTGTTCCTGTTAAGCCTTGTACACTGTGTGGTGTTAAATTTCTGGTCGTCTGTCTCTATGACAGTGCCGAGCAGATCAGGTGAGTGAtcagtctgtgtgagagtgCCGACACTCCCTGGTTTGGCCGGAGCCCCTTCTTCCCACGCTCTATAGAAAGGGGCGTGGCATCTCCCGTTCTCCACCTGTCTGCCAGATCAAAAAAAAGGAACTAGGTCATGGCCAGATATGAGACTTGAGCCAGGAAAGTGAACCAGAGCCTCTGTGCTCCCCTTATCCACACTGGAAATATCGAATGACTGGACCTGCTGTTGAAACCAGTGCcgtaaaaaataaagatgatggTGTATTGGCAGtttgtgattttaatttgaCCCCAGAAGAGGTGGTGCACTCCCTCTGGACACTGCTTGTGCAATTTGAACCTTAATCACAATTAGTTTTTATTATCTCTTCCCCCAAGCCGCTCCCTTAGAGTTAAGTCTTGGTGGAttctctgtgtccctctcagTCAGTCCAGAATAACCTGGTTGTCGTCCTGATTAGGCTATCATGTGTAGATGAAACcagtcctgcacacacactggtaaagcTCTGCTAATCAGATAATTACTGGGAAGGAAGAAGAATTGGCTATatgcacacagacatacacattcCACTagcacacactaacacatacaCAAGCTCCACCACTTTTCATCTTTGCTTGGAACGATAAGGTTGGCTGACGGCCATCAAGGCTAAGACGATTTTAATACGGATTAAAATATCTTATAATAACAACTATTGTTAAGTGTTGCTTAGTCTTACCACACCATCACATAAACATTcactttaaagaaagaaatgcagGGAACCTTTTGTCTATTGTTAATCAGCTTAATTTTCACATAAACCTATCGATCTGTCATTTTATAATCAGCTGGTCTGTACTTTAAAACGATACGTGCTTTTGTTAGGACTTTTATTCATCAGGACAAATAAGCGACTGGTAAAGTGACAGCTTACTGAGGAATGACAGTGTTGCTGCGTGGGGGTTTGTGTGcgtcagaaaatgacagaaaacctAACTTTCCTCGATACTCCCTGTCTGGTGGTCTTTTACTTTAATACTCAGTTCATTTTTGCACTAATGACTTGTATCCCAGCCTCAGGCCGGACATACCTCAGTCCTCTGCAGAGGGGAACTATGGGCAGGAGGTTACTTATTACTTTGCATTTATAACTGGACTCCTTATATATCTGCTTGAGTTTTCTAAACAAACAGGAAGGGAGTCAGTGATTTAAAATGCCTCAACTCTGCACAGGGGCCGAGCACCATTCGAGAGGATGCTCCCAACTATTTGCAAACGTGTTTTTGGAGTGCATGCTTTTTTAGCCCTTGTGTACATGTTTACATATCCTGGTGCTTGTCCCTCCTCATCTCTGGGAGTCTAATCTAAGGCTGGCTCCAGCTGgctgtgtaggggggggggacctCCCTGAGCTCTTAATTAACTGTGGACCAGGGCCCCAGTGCGCCGCTCCCATCCACAGCTTAGCAAGAGGAAGCCAGCAAGGAGCAGCGATCCTGGTACACAGTTTGGAAAGGAAGAGGTTAGACAGGAAAGTTTGACATCGAAAAAGTGATCGGTACAGGGAGTGATGTTGAAATATACGTAAGTATTATTTGCGTGGATGTGACAGATATGGATGCATGTTTGTAGTTACGGACTTTTTTACAGCAATCATATTTTCCGTAAACCGTTTGATCTTAGAAATGCTTTATAAATTGCATGATGTGCATGATTTTGTAAAGTTTATAAAGACGGTCCTTTAAATGCAAGTTTATACCATTCTCTAAGGGCATAGATGCTTTTTATTCAAGGAAAGGAAACACTGCTGACATTGTTTTAGATATTTGGTAATTGTGCTGGATTTTACGATATCATGGATATGAAAGGTTACATTCCCACTGATATTGATgcaaaaatgataataatagtaatCAAACCATCACCAGTGTCAAAAGGCATTGGTAGAAGTAAGGAAGACTAACAGTCTGTACACTGTTCTTTAGGTATAGAGCTTATTGCACATAAGGTGTGGATGTCTTCTGTGGAAGTCTGTGTTGTGTTCCAGTGACATGGTGACCACCTGTCTCAGCTTGATTCTTATGCACGGCTCCGCCAAGTATTCGTAGGCGCCAACTGCCACAGGCCAGTTGGCGCCAAGTGTAGGTAGAAACCGGGAGAAAGGTGTTTTaaagtgacaaaaacaaactaCGTCAGCGGCAGACATTCTTTCCATATCTGCAATCTTTCTGCTCTGACAACAGCTGGAATTATTGATCGTGCCTCTATTCGAGTTGCCACTCGACACAACTCCTCCGTGCCCGAAGAGAAGAAAGCACAAGAAGACAATTCAGCGTCGCTTTGAAAGCCGCACATTGTTCTCGAGGGCTGCTTACTGTCTGTCAGCAGTGGTGCTTGGCAGCGGCGGCTCTGTGTTTACATAAGTGTTCGGTGTGATGGAGCGAGCTGGCCGAAGTGACAGCTGATTCGACAGAGAAAGCCCATCTGGTGCTGAACATGCCTGGAGACGGGAGGAATGGGAGCGTTCCAGGCTCCTTGCAACTCCGTGCATTTGCACACGCGAAACAAACAACATCAAACAGACCCTTAAAATTTACTTTCGCATGTGTTGACAAAGCGATGCGGACAGAAATCGCAATATCTTTTGATTGAATATCTGAATACTATCGACAGATGTGGGCGGTGTTCGTTAAAGGTTTTCCAGCcagaaaattaaaacaatcaGCAATAATGTGAATGTGGTAACACTTTATTTTTAGCATCAACActtaaataatgatttatgaTGCACTGTAATGTCATTATAAGCAGATGTTTTTAACTGAAACATCACAAGAGGGCTTTAATGCAGATAATGAATAACATAACAATCGTAAATATGTAGAATATCGCTATCTTGAGAGAAGtttcatgtttttgatttaatgcacattaacaaacacttaaaatgtCCTTATATCTGCTCACAATGACATTATAgtgtttcattaaaatgttgttattatGTTCTATTATCCTAACAACCAAATCATGTCTGGTCACAGTCTCATAACctgtttttgaatatttaacATCATAACCATGAATCATCCCCGTTTATATGACAGAGGCAGAAGAATTGCGTCATTCAGTGAACTACTTGAGAAATTTAATTATTGGTAATCtcatttcaaattcaaaaaCATTATGAAGGACAACTTTCATATGGTGGATGTCTTAAGTTTTGAAAGTTTGGGAATTGTTTGGATACAAATGTACTTTAAAATTTCTGGAAAACATCAATGTGGGAGGATAATTTCATCAGTATTTATTGTACTATCTTCTTATATATTATTTGGAGGAGAATCAGACGTTTGAAATTGGCAACATAGAAACAGACATGATTAACACCTGCTTTTCAGTCAATGGTGAGTCAAATGTTTGCTGTTAAAACAGTCAATTGGCTCTAAACAGACATTTAGAGTTTGCTGTGTATCACCATGAAGGGTCGAAACTCTCTCACTGATTTGATGAGCAACACAAACCTTCACCTTGACAGCTCCTCATCAAGGACGTAATCTGGAGAAAACTGGGCAATTTATTGCATTAATCACAATGGATTAACAAATTTCATTGCTTAGTCACGCTCACAAGGCCCAACTTCAAAGGCTCAGCTGTATTAACCACTGCCCtggatctcacacacacacacacacacacacacacacacacacacacacacacacacacacacacacacacacacacacacacacacacacacacacacacacacacacacacacacacacacacacacacacacacacacacacacacacacacacacacacacacacacacacacacacacacacacacacgcacaaagctGAACTTGGCACAACACCACCCCGACCTGGGCCTCAGCTCTCCTTGGACATTGAAATATAGCACCAAGGACAAATGCGCGTAGTGTTCAGTGAAAGATATTTTACTGCTCTGGACTCTGTGCACACTGAGGGATACTGACGATTTGTTtatctttgtctctttctttcttccctaAGTTCCTTCTCTTTTGCATACGGACAAGAGAACAGtgcactgtaaacacacagttGTTAATTCTCCTCTGTTCAACCCCTTAAGCACACTGCATGTACTATTTTGGCTCATGTTCTattcagcttttattttattggccGGCTTCCAATGAATGTGTCTCTAGTTATGTAATTTCAGCATGGCAAATATTAACCATTAATTCTGCTTTGATTCAACATGTGTCACTAACCTAATCTATTCGGTTTTGCAGGCAGATCAAAAGGACAGAGGCTTGTCTACAAGCGAAGACCCTCTCCCGTGCGTCCACAACTCGAAAGCTGATCCATTGATCCGAAGCCGACCCCTCAGTGACATCTACCCATTTCAGAGTCAAGGTGAAAGGAGTGCAGTCCCATATCTGCTGTCTGGATGTGGCTCGCAGGTACAGCCTGTGACCGCGGGTCCTCTCACTGAGGAGAACAAATTGAACAGCATCAACTCCTCTGCCTGGTCCAACCCTGTAATAGGTCAACCAGAAGGAAAGCCTTACCCCTCAAGAATCATGAGGCTTTTTTCTAACCCGAGGAAGGGCCCTGTCCCTGCTCAGAGTCCAACCGCTGACACTCCCACCTCAGTCGACAGCAACGACGGCAACGGTGGCCCCCAGTCCTGGTCCGGACTTCCAGGACTGGGTGTTGTGGGCTCCTTCAAAAAGCTCCGCTCCTCTGTGCTTCAGGGTATTCAAAGTAGAGGGGCATCGAGCCTCGATGAAGAGTATGCACCTTCATTAGATCCGGAAATGGTTAATTGCACAATTGTAGCCGACACTGACCCTGGTTTGGATAATggaacaaatcatttaaaaacagcagaaggATACAGTTTGTCGAATGGAAATATCCCTGTGCAGACGTTGGCTATGGGGCAGTGCAGCTTAGATCTTGAAGACTATGAAGATGAGGAAAATGATGAAGGAGATGGTCTCACACGGAACTCACGATTCTCCAGGAGTATCAAGAGAGCGTATGGGTCGGGACGCATTTCTTTATTTGACTCGGGGAGACGAAGGGTTGCAGGAAGCAGCGCAAACGAAGCTGCTGACAGTCAGAAACCAGATCAGACATGCACGGTCAACGTACAAACAAAAAGTATGAATGTGAAGGTGCTGAACAGAATGAGCAAAAGCGCAGACAACCTTCACATATTCAAGGCACCTTTCAGACGCAAAGCCCCATCTCGAGGTCCTCAGTGTCCTCAGGATGAGGCGCAGGGGACCAGTATGTCAAACGGGAAGCCAAACATCCAGAGGACAGCCAGCTTCTCCTCAGTGGACCTGCGAGGTCACACTGTTAATAACAATAAGAACCCGGTGAAGACCAAGGCGCCAATGCTGAAGCTGGTGGGCAGCTTG
The genomic region above belongs to Limanda limanda chromosome 20, fLimLim1.1, whole genome shotgun sequence and contains:
- the c1qtnf9 gene encoding complement C1q and tumor necrosis factor-related protein 9A, producing MLQVIFRVALLLLLLVVWCAALEEAQTKGCVCGYPGIPGDPGHNGTPGRDGRDGYSAEKGDRGEVGSTGPAGSNGAKGDKGELGAVGPAGLKGKRGDNGERGPPGKMGPQGVSGPLGLKGNKGELGLPGPQGPKGDLGALGPEGQKGEIGLQGDRGFQGPLGPPGRPGPKGDIGAPGHKGSIGYRGERGGRGDKGDRGDKGEELVISKSAFSVGLTAQTKLPAANAPIRFDKIIYNRQNHYDPQTGRFACSAAGAYYFTYHITVFSRNVKVVLMKNGVKIIHTTDNYQNSEDQAAGGAVLHLEVGDRVWLQVAGGELFNGLFADEDDDTTFSGFLIFGA